A single Tachypleus tridentatus isolate NWPU-2018 chromosome 9, ASM421037v1, whole genome shotgun sequence DNA region contains:
- the LOC143227295 gene encoding uncharacterized protein LOC143227295: MRKLNFLGSVFLIIQFTITHANDARLQETFVDQTRQKLEQFDEEYGRLWWVQQSLDWNFTTNITRQNTDVKEQFAEDFDSWMMKWKTWARSIDTFALPPIMSRAVTLMLRGVVFRDKSLSR; encoded by the exons ATGAGAAAG ttGAACTTCTTAGGTTCAGTATTTCTTATAATTCAGTTCACTATAACCCACGCCAACGATGCACGTCTCCAAGAAACTTTTGTGGATc AAACTCGCCAGAAATTGGAACAGTTTGATGAAGAATACGGTCGCTTGTGGTGGGTACAACAGAGCTTGGACTGGAATTTTACTACAAATATTACCAGACAAAATACTGACGTCAAAGAACAATTCGCAGAAGATTTCGACTCGTGGATGATGAAATGGAAGACATGGGCACGATCCATTGACACGTTCGCTTTGCCCCCGATTATGTCTCGTGCAGTGACACTCATGTTACGAGGAGTCGTATTTCGTGACAAAAGCTTGTCGAGGTAG